A window of Juglans regia cultivar Chandler chromosome 7, Walnut 2.0, whole genome shotgun sequence contains these coding sequences:
- the LOC108995267 gene encoding cytochrome P450 CYP82D47-like: MDPLLQFLLTLFSCLFALLVCICFQYLRSQIIREKKTCTAPQAGGAWPIIGHMHLLGGRQLTHKTLGAMADKYGPVFTIRLGSHRVLVLNSWEMARECFTVHDKVFSTRPSIAASKLLGYDYAMFGFAPYGSYWREMRKIATTELLSNHRLDMPKHVRASEVGTAIKELYQFWVSKGSAERGVLVDMKQWFGDLTQNLTLRIVAGKRYFGTNADFDEDEARRFQKVMREFFHLFGVFVLSDAIPFLGWLDLNRYEKRMKRTAKQLDALVGGWLEEHKQKKLSDGKRREEQDFMDVMLNTLEDAQISGFDADTINKATSLNLFLAGSDTTMVTLTWALSLLLNNSDALKKACEELDKNVGKDRHVEESDIKDLVYLQAIVKETLRLYPPSPIIGLRAAMEDCTLSAGYGIPADTRLMVNAWKIHRDENIWPNPHEFRPERFLTTHRDMDLRGQNFELIPFGSGRRSCPGISLALQVVHLTLASFLHSFNISKPSNEDVDMTESVGLTNLKATPLEVLLSPRLNSHLFA, encoded by the exons ATGGATCCTCTACTCCAATTCCTATTGACTCTGTTCTCTTGCCTCTTTGCTTTGCTAGTATGTATCTGTTTTCAGTACTTGAGAAGCCAAATTATTCGTGAGAAAAAGACCTGTACAGCACCTCAAGCTGGTGGCGCTTGGCCTATTATAGGCCATATGCACCTACTCGGCGGCCGGCAACTGACCCACAAAACACTGGGTGCCATGGCTGACAAATACGGACCAGTTTTTACTATCAGGTTGGGTTCTCACAGAGTTTTGGTTCTGAATAGTTGGGAAATGGCCAGAGAGTGTTTCACTGTCCATGACAAGGTTTTCTCCACCAGACCGAGCATTGCAGCCTCAAAGTTGTTGGGATATGACTATGCTATGTTTGGGTTTGCTCCATACGGATCATACTGGCGTGAGATGCGCAAGATAGCTACAACTGAGCTTTTGTCGAATCATCGGCTTGATATGCCGAAGCATGTACGAGCTTCAGAGGTGGGAACTGCGATCAAGGAATTGTACCAGTTCTGGGTTAGCAAAGGCAGTGCAGAAAGAGGAGTTCTTGTGGACATGAAGCAATGGTTTGGGGATTTGACACAGAATCTTACTTTAAGAATCGTTGCAGGTAAGCGATACTTCGGAACCAATGCTgattttgatgaagatgaggcacGTCGCTTTCAGAAAGTGATGAGGGAATTTTTTCATCTGTTTGGTGTGTTTGTGTTGTCTGATGCAATACCGTTTCTGGGGTGGTTGGATTTAAATAGATATGAGAAAAGGATGAAGAGAACTGCAAAACAATTGGACGCTCTAGTTGGAGGGTGGCTGGAGGAGCATAAACAGAAGAAGTTGTCAGAtgggaagagaagagaagagcaGGATTTTATGGATGTGATGCTCAACACCCTCGAAGATGCCCAGATTTCAGGATTTGATGCTGACACCATCAACAAGGCTACTTCCCTG AATCTATTCTTAGCAGGAAGTGACACTACAATGGTCACTCTCACATGGGCTCTGTCTTTACTACTCAACAATAGCGATGCACTAAAGAAGGCCTGTGAGGAGCTAGACAAAAACGTTGGCAAGGATAGACATGTCGAAGAATCCGACATAAAAGACTTGGTCTATCTCCAAGCCATTGTCAAGGAAACACTGCGCCTATACCCACCTAGTCCGATCATTGGTCTTCGTGCTGCCATGGAAGACTGCACCCTCTCAGCCGGCTATGGCATTCCGGCCGACACACGGTTAATGGTGAATGCCTGGAAAATTCACCGAGACGAGAACATTTGGCCCAACCCTCACGAATTCAGACCAGAGAGATTCTTGACTACTCACAGGGACATGGACCTGAGAGGTCAGAATTTTGAGCTCATTCCTTTCGGTTCAGGAAGGCGATCTTGTCCAGGGATTTCCCTAGCTCTTCAAGTGGTGCATTTGACGCTCGCTAGCTTCTTACACAGTTTCAACATTTCTAAGCCATCCAATGAAGATGTGGATATGACAGAGAGCGTTGGCTTGACAAACTTGAAGGCAACCC